A genomic stretch from Paraburkholderia dioscoreae includes:
- a CDS encoding efflux RND transporter permease subunit, which translates to MWIVNVALKRPYTFIVMAILILLATPFVLLTTPVDVLPEINIPVVSIIWTYTGLSAQDMANRITSVNERSLTTTVNDIEHIESQSLAGITILKVFLQPTANIQSAIAQTVAVEQAQLKQMPPGATPPLVISYSASSIPVIQLGLSSPKLSEQALNDTALNFLRPQLVTIPGAAVPYPYGGKSRLISVDLDTRALLAKGLTPSDVVSAFNAQNLILPTGTAKIGPKEYTINMNGSPATVEGLNDIPVRTLNGATTYLREVAHVRDGYSPQTNIVRQDGHRGVLMSVLKNGSASTLSIVDSLRGLLPAAQAALPPDLKITPLFDQSVFVKAAVQGVVREALVAAALTAAMILLFLGNWRSTCIIAISIPLSILSSLIALHALGQTINIMTLGGLALAVGILVDDATVTIENIERHLHMGTNLHDAILDGAGEIAIPALVSTLCICIVFVPMFFLTGVARYLFVPLAEAVVFAMLASYVLSRTLVPTLAMLLMGHAHKPKPGAKPNLFMRLYHRFDRGFESMRAAYIMILSSVLVRRGMFGSVFLGFCVVSMGLIFVLGEDFFPSVDAGDIRLHMRAPTGTRIEETARLADEVENVIREVVPANELGTILDNLGLPYSGINLSYSNAGTIGTLDGEIQVALKEDHKPSQIYMDKLRAILPQRFPGVEFFFQPADIVTQILNFGLPAAVDVQISGANQEGNFDVARKLLKQVRQIPGTVDTHIQQKLDEPAINLQMDRTRLQQLNLSASNVAQNVLISLSGSSQTSPGFWFNNRNGVEYSVAVQTPQYQVSSIDELLRTPVSGSANGPTQLLGNLVRVSPQTQFAEVTHYNIRPVIDLYVSVEKRDLGSVANQVDKLVDNMRASLPRGSQITVRGQVQTMRSSFFGLGVGVAMAIVLVYLLIVVNFQSWVDPLIIVSALPAALAGIVWMLFLTGTHLSVPALTGAIMTMGVATANSILMVAFARQRLSAGAPPLTAALEAGASRIRPVLMTAFAMIIGMIPMALGLGEGAEQNAPLGRAVIGGLLFATVSTLFFVPLVFAAIHTRLARRHRDDGDDGGANHTGSDGDGHDGPAPDHGGAARPA; encoded by the coding sequence ATGTGGATCGTCAACGTTGCGCTTAAACGGCCATACACGTTCATCGTGATGGCCATTCTGATTTTGCTGGCGACGCCATTCGTACTGTTGACCACACCGGTCGACGTGCTGCCGGAAATCAATATTCCGGTGGTCAGTATCATCTGGACCTACACGGGCTTGTCGGCTCAGGACATGGCCAACCGCATCACGTCGGTGAACGAGCGCAGTCTGACCACCACGGTCAACGACATCGAACACATCGAATCGCAATCGCTCGCGGGCATTACGATCCTGAAGGTGTTTTTGCAGCCGACGGCGAACATCCAGAGCGCCATCGCGCAAACGGTGGCCGTCGAGCAGGCGCAGTTGAAGCAGATGCCGCCAGGTGCCACCCCGCCGCTGGTGATCAGCTACTCGGCCTCCAGCATTCCGGTGATCCAGCTCGGTCTGTCGAGTCCGAAGCTTTCCGAGCAGGCGCTCAACGACACGGCGCTGAACTTTCTGCGTCCGCAGCTCGTGACGATTCCGGGCGCGGCGGTGCCATACCCTTATGGCGGCAAATCGCGGCTGATCTCCGTCGATCTGGACACGCGCGCGCTGCTTGCAAAAGGCCTGACACCCTCCGACGTGGTGAGCGCGTTCAACGCGCAAAACCTGATCCTGCCGACCGGCACGGCGAAGATCGGGCCGAAGGAATACACGATCAACATGAACGGCTCGCCCGCCACGGTGGAAGGGCTCAACGATATTCCGGTCCGCACGCTCAACGGCGCCACGACGTATCTGCGCGAAGTCGCGCACGTGCGCGACGGTTACTCGCCGCAGACCAACATCGTGCGGCAGGACGGCCATCGCGGCGTGCTGATGTCGGTGCTCAAGAACGGCAGTGCATCGACGCTCTCGATCGTCGATTCGCTGCGTGGGCTGCTGCCGGCTGCGCAAGCGGCGCTGCCGCCGGATCTGAAGATCACGCCGCTATTCGATCAGTCGGTGTTCGTGAAAGCGGCAGTGCAGGGCGTGGTGCGCGAGGCGCTGGTGGCCGCCGCGCTGACCGCCGCGATGATTCTGCTGTTTCTCGGCAACTGGCGCAGCACCTGCATCATCGCGATCTCGATTCCGCTGTCGATCCTGTCGTCGCTGATCGCGCTTCACGCGCTCGGGCAGACGATCAACATCATGACGCTCGGCGGTCTCGCCCTCGCGGTCGGGATTCTGGTGGACGATGCCACGGTCACGATCGAGAACATCGAACGGCATCTGCACATGGGCACGAATCTGCACGATGCGATTCTCGACGGCGCGGGCGAAATCGCGATTCCCGCGCTGGTGTCCACACTCTGTATCTGTATCGTGTTCGTGCCGATGTTCTTCCTGACCGGCGTGGCGCGCTATCTGTTCGTGCCGCTCGCCGAAGCGGTGGTGTTCGCGATGCTGGCTTCGTACGTTCTGTCGCGCACGCTGGTACCGACCCTCGCGATGCTGCTGATGGGGCACGCCCACAAGCCGAAGCCGGGCGCGAAGCCGAATCTGTTCATGCGCCTCTATCACCGCTTCGATCGCGGTTTCGAGAGCATGCGTGCCGCCTACATCATGATTCTCAGCAGCGTGCTGGTGCGCCGCGGCATGTTCGGCAGCGTGTTCCTCGGCTTCTGCGTGGTGTCGATGGGCCTGATTTTCGTGCTCGGCGAAGACTTCTTTCCAAGCGTGGATGCCGGCGACATTCGCCTGCACATGCGCGCGCCGACCGGCACCCGTATCGAGGAAACCGCGCGTCTGGCCGACGAAGTCGAAAACGTGATCCGCGAGGTCGTGCCCGCGAACGAACTCGGCACGATTCTCGACAACCTCGGTTTGCCCTATAGCGGCATCAATCTCTCGTATAGCAATGCGGGCACGATCGGCACGCTCGACGGCGAGATTCAGGTGGCGCTCAAAGAAGACCACAAGCCGTCGCAAATCTACATGGACAAACTGCGCGCCATCCTGCCGCAGCGATTTCCGGGCGTCGAGTTCTTCTTTCAGCCGGCCGACATCGTCACGCAGATTCTCAACTTCGGCTTGCCCGCCGCGGTGGACGTGCAGATTTCCGGGGCGAATCAGGAGGGTAACTTCGACGTCGCGCGCAAACTGCTGAAACAGGTGCGCCAGATTCCCGGCACGGTGGATACGCACATCCAGCAGAAACTGGACGAACCGGCGATCAATCTGCAGATGGATCGCACGCGGTTGCAGCAACTCAATCTGAGTGCGAGCAACGTGGCGCAAAACGTGCTCATTTCCCTGTCGGGCAGTTCGCAGACGTCGCCGGGTTTCTGGTTCAACAACAGGAACGGCGTGGAATACAGCGTGGCCGTGCAGACGCCGCAGTATCAGGTGTCGTCGATCGATGAACTGTTGCGCACGCCGGTATCGGGTTCGGCCAACGGGCCGACGCAATTGCTCGGCAACCTCGTGCGGGTCTCGCCGCAAACCCAGTTCGCGGAAGTCACGCACTACAACATCAGGCCGGTGATCGACCTGTACGTGAGCGTCGAGAAGCGCGATCTGGGCAGCGTGGCGAACCAGGTCGACAAGCTCGTGGACAACATGCGCGCGTCGCTGCCGCGCGGCAGCCAGATCACCGTGCGCGGCCAGGTGCAGACCATGCGCAGTTCGTTCTTCGGTCTGGGAGTCGGCGTGGCGATGGCGATCGTGCTGGTGTATCTGTTGATCGTGGTGAATTTCCAGTCGTGGGTCGATCCGCTGATTATCGTCAGCGCGTTGCCCGCGGCACTCGCGGGCATTGTGTGGATGCTGTTCCTGACCGGCACGCATCTGAGCGTGCCGGCCTTGACCGGCGCGATCATGACGATGGGCGTGGCCACCGCCAACAGTATTCTGATGGTGGCGTTCGCGCGCCAGCGGCTTTCCGCCGGTGCACCGCCGTTGACCGCCGCGCTCGAAGCCGGTGCAAGCCGGATCAGGCCGGTGCTGATGACCGCCTTCGCGATGATCATCGGCATGATTCCGATGGCGCTCGGTCTCGGCGAAGGCGCCGAGCAGAATGCGCCGCTTGGCCGCGCGGTGATCGGCGGATTGCTGTTCGCCACGGTGTCCACGCTGTTTTTCGTGCCCCTCGTGTTCGCGGCCATTCACACCCGCCTCGCACGCCGCCACCGCGACGACGGTGACGATGGTGGCGCGAATCACACGGGTTCCGACGGCGACGGCCACGACGGCCCCGCGCCGGACCACGGCGGCGCCGCCAGGCCCGCGTAA
- a CDS encoding efflux RND transporter periplasmic adaptor subunit: MTEKTHASLAIPSRETEGGHALPPRHREWKRAKIAVWIVLALLAVGALRTVIANVMQNRSVAETTKQNATQYVNVVSPTQAEGGGNTLLPGTLRGYVESPIYARSTGYLLHWYADIGTRVKQGQLLADLDTPEIDQELAQALAQRQQTSSSLGLAKSSLERWQQLRQRDAVSQQELDERQSTYTQDVANLAAADANVKRLQQLESFKRIVAPFAGVVTQRNVDVGDLIDAGSGTSRALFALAQSDPLRVYVQLPQAYAQNVSVGQKVVVTQAELPGQQFHGTITHISGAIDVPTRSLQIEVTLPNPDDKLRPGAYVQVAVPAVAHAQLMVPGNALLFRAEGPRVAVVDANGNVQLHKIVIARDLGQQLEIESGVEASDRIIINPSDSIADGDHVQIQQPQANGKGAS; this comes from the coding sequence ATGACCGAAAAAACTCACGCATCGCTAGCGATTCCCTCGCGAGAGACCGAAGGCGGCCACGCCTTGCCGCCGCGCCATCGCGAATGGAAGCGCGCCAAAATTGCCGTCTGGATCGTGCTGGCGCTGCTCGCCGTCGGCGCGTTGCGCACGGTGATCGCGAACGTAATGCAAAACCGTTCGGTGGCGGAGACAACGAAGCAGAACGCCACGCAGTACGTGAACGTGGTGAGCCCGACACAGGCCGAAGGCGGCGGCAATACGTTGCTGCCGGGTACGCTGCGCGGTTACGTCGAATCGCCGATCTACGCGCGCTCCACGGGTTATCTGCTGCACTGGTACGCGGATATCGGCACGCGTGTCAAACAGGGGCAACTGCTCGCCGATCTGGATACGCCGGAAATCGATCAGGAACTCGCGCAGGCCCTGGCGCAGCGCCAGCAAACCAGTTCGAGCCTCGGCCTCGCCAAAAGCTCGCTGGAACGCTGGCAGCAACTGCGTCAGCGCGATGCGGTCTCGCAACAGGAGCTCGACGAACGCCAGAGCACTTATACGCAGGACGTCGCGAATCTCGCCGCGGCCGACGCCAACGTCAAACGCCTGCAGCAACTCGAATCGTTCAAGCGCATCGTCGCGCCGTTCGCGGGTGTGGTCACGCAGCGCAATGTGGATGTGGGCGACCTGATCGACGCGGGCAGCGGCACGAGCCGCGCGCTGTTCGCGCTCGCGCAGTCGGACCCGCTGCGCGTTTATGTGCAATTGCCGCAGGCGTACGCGCAAAACGTGTCGGTCGGACAGAAGGTGGTGGTCACGCAGGCGGAACTGCCGGGCCAGCAATTCCACGGCACGATCACGCACATTTCCGGCGCGATCGACGTGCCCACCCGTTCGCTGCAGATCGAAGTGACGCTGCCTAATCCGGACGACAAGCTGCGCCCGGGTGCATACGTACAGGTCGCGGTGCCGGCAGTCGCACACGCGCAATTGATGGTGCCGGGCAACGCGCTGCTGTTCCGCGCCGAAGGTCCGCGCGTTGCGGTGGTCGACGCGAACGGCAACGTGCAGTTGCATAAGATCGTCATCGCGCGGGATCTCGGACAGCAGCTCGAGATCGAAAGCGGGGTCGAGGCGAGCGACAGGATCATCATCAACCCGAGCGATTCGATCGCGGACGGCGATCATGTGCAGATCCAGCAACCGCAGGCCAACGGCAAGGGGGCGTCGTGA
- a CDS encoding efflux transporter outer membrane subunit produces MKLVATRRAITTLASTALLAACTVGPNYQRPQAEVPPTWQTDSYWRVAVPSHAPISPDWWSAFGDSTLGALESQALAQNQTLVAASAHYEQARATLANSRAQQIPEVDLGAQGSRFRISQNRPQTNYGTPTTSTVQNNVQLGPTINYDTDLFGRIRREVEGSVASAQQSADDLANARLVLTTDLATDYFSLRELDAEIDVLNQSVILQQKALDYVTTEHDLGSVSGLDVLQQKSLLDSTRVQAQLLLNQRAQFEHAIAALVGVPAPQFSIAPKVVNVQVPSIPLGVPSDVLQRRPDIASAERAMAAANAQIGVAKAAFFPSLTLAPSIGWESTQFASLLSAPTLMWTLGAAVGQVLFDGGRRAANVQFASEGYKATEANYRQTVLTAFQQVQDGITGLSVLDGAAKQSREAVTDAQHLLALANDRYSGGLVAYLDVITAQQSLLTSERQDVQIHGQQMTLSVSLVKALGGGWDVGTDMPDMSKNAQPGDTKEAMAPAR; encoded by the coding sequence GTGAAGCTCGTGGCCACGAGGCGCGCGATAACGACGCTCGCGAGCACGGCGCTGCTGGCCGCGTGCACGGTCGGACCCAACTATCAGCGGCCGCAGGCCGAGGTGCCGCCCACGTGGCAAACCGATTCGTACTGGCGCGTGGCCGTGCCGTCCCATGCGCCGATCTCGCCAGACTGGTGGAGCGCGTTCGGCGACTCGACGCTCGGCGCGCTGGAAAGCCAGGCGCTCGCGCAGAATCAGACGCTGGTAGCGGCCAGCGCGCACTATGAACAGGCTAGAGCCACGCTCGCGAACAGCCGCGCTCAGCAGATTCCCGAAGTCGATCTCGGCGCGCAGGGATCGCGCTTCCGGATTTCGCAGAACCGTCCGCAGACCAATTACGGCACGCCGACCACCTCGACGGTGCAGAACAACGTGCAGCTCGGCCCCACCATCAACTACGACACCGATCTATTCGGCCGGATACGTCGGGAGGTGGAAGGCTCGGTGGCCTCCGCGCAGCAATCGGCGGATGACCTCGCCAACGCGCGGCTCGTTCTCACCACGGATCTCGCCACTGACTACTTTTCGCTGCGCGAACTCGATGCCGAGATCGACGTGCTGAATCAGTCGGTGATACTGCAGCAGAAGGCGCTCGATTACGTCACGACGGAACATGATCTCGGCTCGGTGTCGGGACTCGACGTGCTGCAGCAGAAATCGCTGCTCGACTCGACCCGCGTGCAGGCGCAACTGCTTCTGAATCAGCGGGCGCAGTTCGAGCATGCGATCGCCGCGCTCGTCGGCGTGCCGGCGCCGCAGTTTTCGATCGCGCCCAAGGTGGTCAATGTCCAGGTGCCGTCGATTCCGCTCGGTGTGCCCAGCGACGTGTTGCAACGGCGGCCGGATATCGCTTCGGCGGAGCGCGCAATGGCCGCGGCGAATGCGCAGATCGGCGTCGCCAAGGCGGCGTTTTTCCCGAGTCTGACGCTGGCGCCGAGCATCGGTTGGGAAAGCACGCAGTTCGCCAGCCTGTTGAGCGCGCCCACGCTGATGTGGACGCTCGGCGCGGCGGTCGGCCAGGTGTTGTTCGACGGCGGCCGCCGCGCGGCCAACGTGCAGTTCGCGAGCGAAGGCTACAAGGCCACCGAGGCGAACTACCGCCAGACCGTGCTCACCGCGTTCCAGCAGGTGCAGGACGGCATTACCGGACTCTCCGTGCTGGACGGCGCGGCGAAACAGTCGCGCGAAGCCGTCACGGATGCGCAGCATCTGCTCGCGCTTGCCAACGACCGCTATTCGGGCGGCCTCGTCGCTTACCTCGACGTCATCACCGCGCAGCAGTCGCTGCTGACCAGCGAGCGCCAGGACGTGCAGATTCACGGCCAGCAGATGACGCTCTCGGTATCGCTCGTGAAAGCGCTCGGCGGCGGCTGGGATGTCGGCACGGACATGCCGGACATGTCGAAGAACGCGCAGCCCGGCGACACGAAGGAGGCGATGGCTCCCGCGCGGTGA
- a CDS encoding heavy metal response regulator transcription factor translates to MKLLIVEDEHKVVDYLRSGLTEQGWVVDVALDGEEGMHLATEFDYDVIVLDVMLPKRDGFSVLKALRMRKSTPVIMLTARDHVNDRVRGLREGADDYLTKPFSFLELVERLHALARRTRSQESTLISVGDLFVDLIGRRATRDGVRLDLTAKEFQLLSVLARRQGDILSKTAITELVWDVNFDSHTNVVETAIKRLRAKLDGPFPSKLLHTVRGMGYVLEVREEAEQS, encoded by the coding sequence ATGAAATTGCTGATTGTTGAAGACGAGCACAAGGTGGTGGACTACCTGCGCTCCGGTTTGACAGAGCAGGGCTGGGTCGTCGACGTCGCGCTCGACGGCGAGGAAGGCATGCACCTGGCCACCGAATTCGATTACGACGTGATCGTCCTCGACGTGATGCTGCCCAAACGCGACGGCTTCAGCGTGCTGAAGGCGCTGCGCATGCGCAAATCGACACCGGTCATCATGCTCACCGCGCGCGATCATGTGAACGACCGCGTGCGCGGTCTGCGCGAAGGAGCCGACGACTACCTCACCAAACCCTTTTCGTTCCTCGAACTGGTCGAACGCTTGCACGCGCTGGCGCGGCGCACCCGTTCACAGGAGTCGACGCTGATTTCCGTCGGCGATCTGTTCGTCGATCTGATCGGCCGGCGCGCGACTCGCGACGGCGTGCGCCTCGACCTGACCGCCAAGGAATTCCAGCTGCTCAGCGTGCTGGCGCGCCGCCAAGGCGACATTCTGTCGAAGACCGCGATTACCGAACTCGTGTGGGACGTCAATTTCGACAGTCATACGAATGTGGTCGAGACGGCGATCAAACGACTGCGCGCCAAACTGGACGGCCCGTTCCCCTCCAAGCTGCTGCACACCGTGCGCGGCATGGGTTACGTGCTCGAAGTGCGCGAGGAGGCGGAGCAGTCATGA
- a CDS encoding heavy metal sensor histidine kinase, whose product MNRSIARRLALMFAFVALFVFTLVGTGLFLVLRTQLEHHLRESLDDRTQIARIIVYHAVTPEKWRMAREKLTDMTPHDGSTVYAVSSTDPYFHYGKPVEGSVVTSWPGGYTRVTPADGGQDMLTSTVIIPAYAARPPVQLQVAASYSPNVRTMRVFGSALAALSALGSLAVLLLSYSVTRLGLAPLTRLTRDASAVSPNNRSQRLNTASLPLELNDLANSFNGALERLDGAYGRLESFNADVAHELRTPVTILIGQTEVALTRNRSVDDLRHTLQSNLEEFERMRAIINDMLFLARADQGERATGLVEVSLAAEVEHTLEFLEIPLEEARVRAQLRGDAVARVNRSLFGRACTNLLMNAIQHCEPGAEINVTIVCEEDQVRVAVANPGAPISPDVLEHLFDRFYRAEVSRTNSRENHGLGLAIVKAIAEMHRGTVSAQSAHGINTFAFSVAALPMEAGLRAARPNAGATAEGVDYSSLAKGKSA is encoded by the coding sequence ATGAACCGCTCGATCGCCCGGCGCCTCGCGTTGATGTTCGCGTTCGTCGCGCTGTTCGTCTTCACGCTGGTCGGCACCGGACTTTTTCTGGTGCTGCGCACGCAACTCGAACACCATCTGCGCGAGTCGCTCGACGATCGCACGCAGATCGCGCGCATCATCGTCTATCACGCCGTGACGCCGGAAAAGTGGCGCATGGCGCGTGAAAAGCTCACCGACATGACGCCGCACGACGGCAGCACGGTCTATGCGGTGTCGAGCACCGATCCATATTTTCATTACGGCAAGCCGGTCGAAGGTTCGGTGGTGACGAGCTGGCCGGGCGGTTACACGCGCGTGACGCCGGCCGACGGCGGCCAGGACATGCTGACCTCGACGGTGATAATTCCGGCTTACGCCGCGCGTCCGCCGGTGCAATTGCAGGTGGCCGCGAGCTATTCGCCCAATGTGCGCACCATGCGCGTGTTCGGCTCGGCGCTTGCCGCGTTGTCGGCGCTGGGCAGTCTCGCCGTACTGTTGCTCAGTTACTCGGTGACGCGGCTCGGCCTCGCGCCGCTCACGCGTCTCACGCGCGACGCTTCTGCCGTGAGCCCGAACAACCGCTCACAGCGCCTGAACACAGCCTCGCTGCCGCTCGAACTGAACGACCTGGCGAATTCCTTCAACGGTGCGCTCGAGCGGCTGGACGGCGCATATGGCCGCCTCGAATCGTTCAATGCGGATGTGGCGCATGAACTGCGCACGCCGGTGACGATTCTGATCGGCCAGACCGAAGTGGCATTGACGCGCAATCGTTCGGTCGACGATCTGCGCCACACGTTGCAATCGAACCTGGAGGAGTTCGAGCGCATGCGGGCGATCATCAACGACATGCTGTTCCTCGCCCGTGCCGACCAGGGCGAGCGGGCAACCGGCCTCGTCGAAGTGTCGCTGGCCGCGGAAGTCGAGCATACGCTGGAGTTTCTGGAGATTCCGCTCGAAGAAGCGCGGGTGCGCGCGCAATTGCGCGGCGACGCCGTGGCGCGCGTGAACCGCTCGCTGTTCGGCCGTGCCTGCACGAATCTGTTGATGAACGCGATCCAGCATTGCGAGCCGGGTGCGGAAATCAACGTGACGATCGTGTGTGAAGAGGATCAGGTACGCGTCGCGGTGGCCAACCCCGGCGCACCGATCTCGCCGGACGTGCTCGAACATCTGTTCGACCGGTTCTATCGCGCGGAGGTTTCGCGCACGAACAGCCGCGAAAACCACGGGCTGGGTCTGGCGATCGTGAAAGCGATTGCGGAGATGCATCGCGGCACGGTGTCGGCGCAAAGCGCGCACGGTATCAACACCTTCGCGTTTTCAGTCGCCGCGTTGCCGATGGAAGCCGGCCTGCGGGCGGCGCGTCCGAATGCAGGCGCGACGGCTGAGGGGGTGGATTATTCGTCGCTGGCGAAGGGCAAGTCGGCCTGA
- the dinB gene encoding DNA polymerase IV encodes MSSASRRIAHLDMDAFYASVELLRYPELRGQAVVIGGGRNGVPQILEDGTRRFAKLRDYAGRGVVTTSTYEARALGVFSAMGMMKAAMLAPDAILLPTDFDSYRHYSRLFKAAVATFTDRIEDRGIDEIYIDLTELPGEPREIAARIKQAVNQATGLTCSICVAPNKLLAKIGSELDKPNGLTILTPADVPLRVWPLPVRKVNGIGPKAAEKLTALGLATVGDLAAADAGLLQDHFGRSYSAWLMQIAQGYDERPVVVESEPKSMSRETTFERDLHPRHDRPALSSSFTGLCVRVAEDLVRKGYVGRTVGIKLRYDDFRTVTRDLTLDTPTADAAEIRRAATECLRRVELNRKLRLLGVRVSALTPANAQPPQRRLPVQADLPFASDE; translated from the coding sequence ATGAGTTCTGCAAGCCGCCGCATCGCGCACCTCGACATGGACGCGTTCTACGCGTCCGTCGAGCTCCTGCGTTATCCGGAACTGCGTGGCCAGGCGGTGGTGATCGGCGGCGGCCGCAACGGCGTGCCGCAAATACTCGAAGACGGCACCCGCCGCTTCGCGAAACTGCGCGATTACGCGGGCCGCGGCGTGGTGACCACCTCCACTTACGAAGCCCGCGCGCTCGGCGTGTTCTCGGCCATGGGTATGATGAAGGCCGCCATGCTCGCGCCGGACGCCATCCTGCTGCCCACCGACTTCGACTCGTATCGCCACTACTCGCGTCTGTTCAAGGCGGCCGTCGCCACGTTCACGGACCGGATCGAAGACCGCGGCATCGACGAAATCTATATCGATCTGACCGAGTTGCCGGGCGAGCCGCGCGAGATCGCTGCGCGCATCAAACAGGCGGTCAATCAGGCCACCGGACTCACCTGCTCCATTTGCGTGGCGCCGAACAAGCTGCTCGCGAAAATCGGCTCCGAACTCGACAAACCCAACGGCCTCACGATCCTCACCCCGGCCGACGTGCCGCTGCGCGTCTGGCCGCTGCCGGTGCGCAAGGTCAATGGCATCGGGCCGAAGGCCGCGGAAAAGCTGACCGCGCTCGGACTCGCCACGGTCGGCGATCTGGCGGCGGCGGACGCGGGGCTGTTGCAGGACCACTTCGGGCGCAGTTATTCGGCGTGGCTCATGCAGATCGCGCAAGGCTACGACGAGCGGCCGGTGGTGGTCGAATCGGAGCCCAAGTCGATGAGCCGCGAGACGACCTTCGAACGCGATCTGCATCCACGTCACGACCGGCCGGCGCTATCCAGTTCGTTTACCGGCTTGTGCGTGCGGGTGGCGGAGGATCTGGTACGCAAGGGCTACGTGGGGCGCACCGTCGGTATCAAACTGCGCTACGACGATTTCCGCACCGTCACGCGCGACTTGACGCTGGACACGCCAACCGCGGACGCCGCCGAGATCCGGCGCGCGGCAACCGAATGCCTGCGCAGAGTGGAACTGAACCGCAAGCTGCGGCTTCTCGGCGTGCGCGTCAGCGCGTTGACGCCGGCCAACGCGCAGCCGCCGCAACGGCGGCTGCCGGTTCAGGCCGACTTGCCCTTCGCCAGCGACGAATAA
- a CDS encoding YceI family protein codes for MKKNILLAAGALAAVLSFNASAADTYQLDPTHTYPSFETDHFGGISIWRGKFKKSSGTVVLDRAAKTGTVDVTIDMSSVDIGNDKLDAELVTDKFFDVAKYPSATYKGTQIRFDGDKPVEVIGTLTMHGITKPVNLKIESFKCFVNPMLKREVCGTESTATFNRDDFGVDFGKTYGFKMQTTLHIQAEGIKQ; via the coding sequence TTGAAGAAAAACATTTTGCTCGCCGCAGGCGCGCTGGCCGCCGTATTGTCGTTCAACGCCTCGGCAGCTGACACGTACCAGCTCGACCCGACGCACACCTACCCGAGCTTCGAAACCGACCACTTCGGCGGCATTTCGATCTGGCGCGGCAAGTTCAAGAAGAGCAGCGGCACCGTGGTGCTGGATCGCGCGGCGAAGACCGGCACGGTGGACGTGACGATCGACATGAGCTCGGTGGATATCGGCAACGACAAGCTCGACGCGGAACTGGTCACGGACAAGTTCTTCGACGTTGCCAAGTACCCGAGCGCGACCTACAAGGGCACGCAGATCCGCTTCGACGGCGACAAGCCGGTGGAAGTGATCGGCACGCTGACGATGCACGGCATCACCAAGCCGGTCAATCTGAAGATCGAGTCGTTCAAGTGCTTTGTCAACCCGATGCTCAAGCGTGAAGTGTGCGGCACGGAATCGACCGCGACGTTCAATCGCGATGACTTCGGCGTCGACTTCGGCAAGACTTACGGCTTCAAGATGCAGACCACGCTGCATATTCAGGCCGAAGGCATCAAGCAGTAA
- a CDS encoding YceI family protein — protein MKSNFYLSAHRVTLAGIAAFSLFGASFAHADVDTSKSTVIATTKQMNVPVDGQFRKFSAQLNFDPAKPTSGSANVSIDTGSYDLGADDYNKQAQGKEWFDSAAYPAATFVSSAIAPAGGNQYKITGKLTIKGKSQTVVVPVTIASQGALQTFDGSLPIRRSQFDVGTGEWKDTSVVADEVVIKFHLVASKK, from the coding sequence ATGAAATCAAACTTTTACCTCTCCGCTCACCGTGTGACGCTTGCCGGCATCGCGGCCTTCTCGCTGTTCGGCGCAAGCTTCGCACACGCCGATGTCGACACCAGCAAGAGCACCGTCATTGCCACCACGAAGCAGATGAACGTGCCCGTCGACGGCCAGTTCAGGAAGTTCTCGGCGCAACTGAATTTCGATCCGGCCAAACCGACCTCCGGCAGCGCCAATGTGTCGATCGACACGGGCAGCTACGACCTCGGTGCCGACGACTACAACAAGCAGGCCCAGGGCAAGGAATGGTTCGACAGCGCCGCGTACCCGGCCGCGACCTTCGTCTCCAGCGCGATCGCGCCGGCGGGCGGCAATCAGTACAAGATCACCGGCAAGCTCACCATCAAGGGCAAGTCGCAAACCGTCGTGGTGCCGGTCACCATTGCCAGCCAGGGCGCCCTGCAAACCTTCGACGGCTCGTTGCCGATCAGGCGCTCGCAATTCGACGTAGGCACCGGCGAATGGAAAGACACGTCGGTAGTCGCCGACGAAGTCGTCATCAAATTTCACCTCGTCGCTTCGAAGAAATAA